Proteins co-encoded in one Mycobacterium mantenii genomic window:
- a CDS encoding TauD/TfdA dioxygenase family protein, which translates to MGLTSAQLEIVDLTPRIGSEIRTDLETLLSGREAATIRDVLERRGVVFFRGLDIGDEQQVAIAKTLGTLVANEGEGGINKISLDEKVNQRAKYLKGSMFWHFDGSLQPLPNLATLLRAVRLSETGGQTEFCNTYAAYEDLPQADKDAIAELRVVHSAERSQYYVTPEMSYDEVAFWQKSPTKACPIVWTHQSGRKSLLLGATSDYVIGLPVEESRALLARLRDWATQPQYVYQHVWQPGDLLVWDNTGTMHRVLPYPVDSGRLMHRTILAGEEPLL; encoded by the coding sequence ATGGGACTCACTTCTGCACAGCTGGAGATCGTCGACCTCACCCCGAGAATCGGCAGCGAAATCAGGACCGACCTCGAGACGCTGCTGAGCGGGCGCGAGGCTGCGACGATTCGCGACGTTCTCGAGCGGCGCGGTGTGGTGTTTTTCCGCGGGCTGGACATCGGCGACGAGCAGCAAGTCGCCATCGCCAAGACCCTCGGTACTTTGGTCGCCAACGAGGGCGAGGGTGGGATCAACAAGATCTCCCTCGACGAGAAGGTGAATCAGCGCGCCAAATACCTCAAAGGCTCGATGTTCTGGCATTTCGACGGTTCCCTGCAGCCCCTACCGAATTTGGCCACGCTGCTGCGCGCGGTGCGGCTCTCCGAAACCGGAGGGCAGACCGAATTCTGCAACACATACGCGGCCTACGAGGACCTCCCGCAGGCCGACAAGGACGCGATCGCGGAGCTGCGCGTCGTGCACAGCGCGGAGCGCTCGCAGTATTACGTCACCCCGGAGATGAGTTACGACGAGGTGGCGTTCTGGCAGAAGTCGCCGACCAAGGCGTGCCCGATCGTGTGGACCCATCAATCCGGCCGTAAGTCATTGCTATTGGGCGCAACCTCCGATTATGTGATCGGGCTTCCGGTGGAGGAGAGCCGCGCTTTGCTTGCGCGGCTTCGTGATTGGGCCACCCAGCCGCAGTACGTCTATCAGCATGTCTGGCAGCCGGGTGATCTGCTCGTCTGGGACAACACCGGCACCATGCACCGGGTGTTGCCGTATCCGGTGGACAGCGGCCGCCTGATGCACCGAACCATTCTCGCGGGTGAAGAGCCCCTGCTGTGA
- a CDS encoding TIGR03619 family F420-dependent LLM class oxidoreductase produces the protein MKLGIATPVVTNVAGAPLEWEKDAGIEDIGRAAEVADRLGYHHMTCSEHIGIPSTESVRRGARYWDPLATFGYVAARTTRIRFATMTLVLGYHHPLAIVKRYGTLDHVSGGRVILGVGVGSLREEFDLLGAPFDDRGARCDDALRALRAALPSNKPAYDGEFYSFGGLTVDPCAIQPHMPIWVGGRTRRSLRRAVTLADGWCPYYVSIHTAAEWLQQFELPPDFEVVIPAEQPLDPAGKPEATKDILRELADGGTTTLSARFAHHSLQHYLEQLHALIELHRETFGAHVRTQ, from the coding sequence GTGAAACTCGGGATTGCCACCCCGGTCGTCACCAATGTCGCTGGGGCACCGCTGGAGTGGGAAAAGGACGCCGGCATCGAGGACATCGGCCGGGCTGCGGAGGTCGCGGATCGGCTCGGTTATCACCACATGACCTGCAGCGAGCACATCGGCATCCCGTCCACCGAATCCGTTCGGCGCGGAGCACGCTACTGGGACCCATTGGCCACGTTCGGTTATGTCGCGGCGCGCACGACGCGGATTCGCTTCGCGACCATGACTCTGGTGTTGGGATATCACCATCCGCTGGCGATCGTGAAGCGCTACGGCACACTCGATCACGTCAGTGGTGGGCGGGTGATCCTCGGCGTCGGCGTCGGCTCGCTCAGGGAGGAGTTCGACCTGCTCGGTGCGCCTTTCGACGACCGCGGGGCCCGGTGCGATGACGCCCTGCGGGCGCTGCGAGCGGCTTTGCCGAGCAACAAGCCGGCCTATGACGGTGAGTTCTACTCGTTCGGCGGCCTGACCGTGGATCCCTGTGCGATACAGCCGCATATGCCGATCTGGGTCGGTGGACGGACCCGACGCTCATTACGGCGGGCGGTCACCCTCGCGGACGGTTGGTGTCCGTACTACGTGTCGATCCACACCGCGGCGGAATGGCTGCAGCAGTTCGAGCTTCCCCCGGATTTCGAGGTGGTGATACCGGCCGAACAACCCCTCGATCCGGCCGGGAAACCCGAAGCGACGAAGGACATCTTGCGGGAATTGGCCGACGGCGGCACCACCACGCTCTCGGCCCGCTTCGCTCACCATTCGTTGCAGCACTACCTCGAGCAACTCCACGCCTTGATCGAATTGCATCGTGAAACCTTCGGCGCGCACGTGCGTACGCAGTAG
- a CDS encoding cytochrome P450, whose translation MTIRTADDLYYDPWDVDLNADPYPMFRRIRENAPLYYNSEHDFYALSRFDDVNRALVDHQTFSSARGVVLEIIKAGIEIPPGLLIFEDPPVHDIHRSLLSRAFTPRKINALEPMIREFTQRCLDPLVGGDRLDFVQDLGAIMPMRVVGMLFGIPEDYQRRVQEDGEKFVRTKRGGRMTDNTDAKLADGEVFADFIDWRTNHPADDLTTELLNAEFEDENGVTRKLHRDELLMFMNVVAVAGSETTTRLIGWSGKLLSEHPDQRRQLVADRSLLPGAIEELLRFEPPALQAARYVTRDIEFHGATVPEGSAILTLIGAANRDERRFGDNAETLDVTRVPRQHLTFGVGAHYCLGNALARIEGRIALDEIMNRFPDWEADLDAAVFSSSSAVRGWDSMPAHV comes from the coding sequence ATGACCATCAGGACTGCCGACGACTTGTACTACGACCCGTGGGACGTCGATCTCAACGCCGATCCCTATCCCATGTTCAGGCGCATCCGTGAGAACGCGCCGCTGTACTACAACTCCGAACACGACTTCTATGCGTTGAGCCGGTTCGATGACGTCAACCGGGCGCTGGTAGACCATCAGACGTTCAGTTCCGCGCGTGGTGTGGTGCTGGAGATCATCAAGGCCGGAATCGAAATTCCGCCAGGACTACTCATCTTCGAAGATCCACCCGTGCACGACATCCACCGCAGCCTGCTCTCCCGCGCGTTCACGCCGCGCAAGATCAACGCCCTCGAACCGATGATCCGGGAGTTCACGCAGCGCTGCCTGGATCCGCTGGTCGGCGGCGACCGGCTGGACTTCGTTCAGGATCTCGGCGCCATCATGCCGATGCGTGTGGTAGGCATGCTGTTCGGAATCCCCGAGGACTACCAGCGGCGAGTCCAAGAGGACGGCGAGAAGTTCGTCCGGACCAAGCGTGGTGGACGAATGACCGACAACACCGACGCCAAGCTCGCCGACGGAGAGGTCTTCGCCGACTTCATCGATTGGCGGACAAACCATCCCGCCGACGATCTGACGACGGAGCTTCTCAACGCCGAGTTCGAGGACGAGAACGGTGTGACGAGGAAGCTGCATCGCGACGAGCTGCTGATGTTCATGAACGTCGTTGCGGTCGCGGGCTCAGAGACGACAACGCGGCTGATCGGCTGGTCGGGCAAGCTGCTGTCCGAGCATCCCGATCAGCGCCGGCAATTGGTTGCCGACCGATCGCTGTTGCCCGGCGCAATCGAGGAGCTACTTCGGTTCGAGCCGCCCGCACTGCAAGCGGCGCGGTACGTGACGCGAGACATCGAATTCCACGGCGCGACCGTGCCCGAAGGCAGTGCGATCCTGACGTTGATCGGAGCCGCCAACCGTGACGAAAGGCGGTTCGGCGATAACGCCGAAACGTTAGACGTGACGCGGGTGCCGCGCCAGCATCTGACGTTCGGGGTGGGCGCCCATTACTGCCTCGGCAATGCACTGGCGCGGATCGAGGGACGAATTGCGTTGGACGAGATCATGAATCGTTTCCCCGATTGGGAAGCCGACCTCGACGCCGCGGTGTTCTCGTCGTCTTCGGCCGTGCGGGGCTGGGACAGCATGCCGGCCCACGTTTAG
- a CDS encoding DUF2505 domain-containing protein: MSRSFDVLTESPATVEQIHAAFTREDYWLARIAAGAADTTLNSLEVDAEGTVTVLTTQHLGRQLLPGMVAKFVKTDVKIVQSETWRPDGDRQVRGQVSVSASGGLGSGRAETWLAPTDDGGSQLRSAFMVEVKIPLLGGKLEKSIGAGLAEGIPEMLRFTTTWIIENA, encoded by the coding sequence ATGTCTCGCTCATTCGACGTCTTGACCGAGTCGCCCGCCACTGTCGAGCAAATTCATGCCGCGTTCACTCGTGAGGACTATTGGCTGGCCCGCATCGCGGCCGGTGCCGCCGACACCACGCTGAATTCGCTGGAAGTCGACGCCGAAGGCACGGTGACAGTGCTCACGACCCAGCACCTAGGTCGTCAGCTCCTACCCGGGATGGTCGCCAAATTCGTCAAGACTGACGTGAAGATCGTGCAGTCCGAGACCTGGCGACCCGACGGTGACCGCCAGGTGCGCGGGCAGGTCAGCGTCTCGGCGTCCGGCGGATTGGGGTCGGGCCGTGCCGAGACTTGGCTGGCGCCGACGGACGACGGCGGCTCACAACTTCGCTCCGCCTTCATGGTGGAGGTCAAAATCCCGCTGTTGGGCGGCAAGCTCGAGAAATCCATCGGAGCCGGATTGGCCGAGGGCATCCCCGAAATGTTGCGCTTCACCACCACGTGGATCATCGAAAACGCCTGA
- a CDS encoding M15 family metallopeptidase, whose protein sequence is MLAGALAAGVVSTQCTAAPAPPAARPTSAASSRAGPPPAPAAGNVRPVTAAELGPSWRPGCPVDPAQLRRVEVDHLGFDGQSHRGELIVHQDLVPEVIAIFERLYRLGFPIEKIRPADHYPGADDELSMQDDNTSAFNCRGIPGSEHWSQHAYGRAIDLNPRLNPCVYATGTFQPQNAANYLDRSRTDPGLLHDGDPAIRAFTDRGWKWGGHWAAPIDYQHFERP, encoded by the coding sequence ATGCTGGCGGGCGCCCTGGCGGCCGGTGTCGTGTCGACGCAGTGCACCGCCGCGCCGGCACCCCCCGCGGCCAGGCCGACGTCGGCCGCGTCGTCGCGGGCCGGCCCGCCGCCGGCGCCCGCCGCTGGCAACGTTCGTCCGGTCACCGCGGCCGAGCTCGGCCCGAGCTGGCGGCCGGGCTGCCCGGTGGACCCTGCGCAGCTCCGACGAGTCGAGGTCGACCACCTCGGATTCGACGGCCAAAGTCACCGCGGCGAGCTCATCGTGCACCAGGACCTGGTGCCCGAGGTCATCGCGATCTTCGAGCGGCTGTACCGCCTGGGCTTCCCGATCGAGAAGATCCGCCCGGCCGACCACTATCCGGGCGCCGACGATGAGCTGTCCATGCAGGACGACAACACGTCGGCGTTCAACTGCCGGGGCATTCCCGGAAGCGAGCACTGGTCTCAACACGCCTACGGTCGCGCCATCGACCTCAATCCCCGCCTTAACCCGTGCGTCTACGCCACCGGCACTTTCCAACCGCAGAATGCGGCAAACTACCTGGACCGCAGCCGAACCGACCCGGGACTCCTCCACGACGGCGACCCAGCCATACGCGCCTTCACGGACCGCGGGTGGAAATGGGGTGGCCATTGGGCGGCGCCCATCGACTATCAGCACTTCGAGCGCCCCTGA
- a CDS encoding serine hydrolase domain-containing protein yields MPVVRGRWKSWPPPLRKTVVVAVVLLALVAASPWAFTTHTPVTDRPPQPASAPAPPPAAAPAPAPAPEFAAVSKLMNDAIAADGLPGGVVVVGHGGKVVFHQAYGSRKLAGEPGLDGSPAPAEPMTEDTIFDLASLTKCLATAVAIMQLYEQGKVAFDDPVQKYLPDFNATNDPRRAKVTVRMLLTNTSGEGIDVSLGDPWGLGAPDKAQGVHRALTTPLQSGPGELFRYSDINYILLGALLEKATGEPEDTYVQRNVFAPLGLQDSRYLPAAKACGPHVVRGAAVAWAPAPTGGEPCPAGTWNTGILARIAPTARDEESRDDPSKNPDFYALLRGTVHDPTARRMGGVAGNAGVFSTAHDVGIFAQALLDRLAGRTSEFPLGQETLELMTTPQQPGHTAEQVEAANRAAQQAHVPTYPAIEGQSLFGFGWDIDTAYSRPRGRVFPVGSFGNTGFTGTTLWMDPGSDTYVILLSNSIHLRGSPPISKLRGAVATAAAQALHLYGAAPPASISTPAPRKKP; encoded by the coding sequence ATGCCGGTAGTCAGGGGCAGGTGGAAGTCCTGGCCACCACCGCTTCGCAAGACGGTTGTTGTCGCCGTTGTGTTGCTTGCCCTCGTCGCGGCTTCCCCGTGGGCCTTTACGACGCACACACCGGTCACCGACCGCCCACCGCAGCCGGCGTCCGCGCCCGCACCCCCGCCGGCTGCGGCTCCCGCACCCGCTCCCGCACCCGAGTTCGCGGCCGTCTCCAAGCTGATGAACGATGCGATCGCCGCGGACGGTCTGCCGGGTGGCGTGGTGGTGGTCGGGCACGGCGGCAAGGTCGTCTTTCACCAGGCCTACGGGTCGCGCAAGCTGGCCGGCGAACCGGGCCTGGACGGATCACCCGCACCTGCGGAGCCGATGACCGAGGACACCATCTTCGACCTGGCGTCCTTGACGAAGTGCCTCGCAACGGCGGTCGCCATCATGCAGCTCTACGAGCAGGGCAAGGTTGCGTTCGACGATCCGGTGCAGAAATATCTGCCCGACTTCAACGCGACGAACGATCCACGGCGGGCGAAGGTCACCGTCCGCATGTTGCTGACCAACACCTCGGGCGAGGGGATCGACGTGAGCCTCGGCGATCCGTGGGGTCTGGGTGCACCCGACAAAGCGCAGGGTGTGCATCGGGCTCTCACCACGCCGCTGCAGTCGGGGCCGGGCGAGCTTTTCCGATACTCCGACATCAACTACATCCTGCTGGGCGCGCTGCTCGAGAAGGCCACGGGCGAGCCTGAAGACACCTACGTTCAGCGCAATGTCTTTGCGCCGCTTGGCCTGCAAGACAGCCGCTATCTCCCTGCGGCCAAAGCGTGTGGCCCACACGTGGTGCGGGGCGCCGCGGTTGCGTGGGCCCCCGCGCCGACGGGCGGTGAGCCTTGTCCCGCGGGGACCTGGAACACGGGTATTCTGGCGCGCATCGCACCGACGGCGCGCGATGAGGAAAGCAGGGACGACCCGAGCAAGAATCCGGATTTCTATGCCCTGCTTCGGGGTACGGTGCATGACCCGACCGCGCGCCGCATGGGGGGAGTGGCCGGCAATGCCGGCGTGTTCTCGACGGCGCACGATGTCGGCATCTTTGCGCAGGCGCTGCTTGATCGGCTAGCCGGTCGCACGAGTGAGTTCCCTTTGGGGCAAGAAACTCTCGAGCTGATGACGACTCCGCAGCAGCCCGGCCACACCGCCGAACAAGTCGAAGCGGCCAACCGTGCCGCCCAACAAGCTCACGTTCCAACGTATCCGGCGATCGAGGGGCAAAGCCTGTTCGGTTTTGGCTGGGACATCGACACGGCCTACTCCAGACCGCGCGGGAGGGTCTTTCCCGTCGGAAGCTTTGGCAACACCGGGTTTACCGGCACCACGTTGTGGATGGACCCAGGCTCGGATACGTACGTCATTCTGCTCTCGAACTCGATCCACCTGCGCGGCAGCCCGCCGATCTCGAAGCTCAGAGGTGCGGTGGCGACGGCGGCGGCGCAGGCCCTGCATCTCTACGGTGCGGCGCCACCGGCCTCGATCTCGACGCCTGCGCCGCGGAAAAAGCCGTAG
- a CDS encoding LCP family protein, translating to MVAGAKVLAASISLIVVAVLGIAWHAYRSASAGITRSEALAGEPASTGSDQNILIMGLDSRRDQHGQPLPPDIYDALHAGNEDSADGDSDALIIVHLPAGGGPATAISIPRDDYVDLAGCPTSDCRGKIKEAYAYAYQRVMAGHGSAGSQPNPRPLQGQDSTAKEQAAREAGRTAEISTVKSLLQIPIDHFIEITLAGFFQLARVVEPITVCLAADTSDRYYSGADFHQGVQQITATQALAFVRQRRDPNDAAFTDLDRSRRQQAFIVSVVSAMRRGGTLSDPTKLHAVFNVAEQNVAVDVGFDFDEFVRNALAFPQRPMALYTLPVISFGELSNGAYVNFIDIPTIRSIVHNLVGADSSTAPSSSSPTTAAQPDGGAQSTPGSIALDVVNASGREGEATNVQILLATGQFSEGKVSTADSTAETSTITYGPGAKVAATELADKYDIAATASDGVPRNTVRLTVGTDFSRFDRARTYSSDSTTTTAAAPVTTVPATGAGAQEPAVTNLSRMTADGIPCVK from the coding sequence ATGGTGGCCGGTGCCAAGGTGCTGGCCGCGTCGATATCGCTGATCGTGGTGGCGGTCCTCGGCATCGCCTGGCACGCCTACCGCAGCGCGTCGGCGGGCATCACCAGATCCGAGGCGTTGGCGGGAGAACCCGCGTCCACCGGAAGCGATCAAAACATCCTGATCATGGGCCTCGATAGCCGCCGCGACCAGCACGGACAGCCGCTACCCCCCGACATCTATGACGCGCTGCACGCGGGCAACGAGGATTCCGCTGACGGCGATTCCGACGCGCTCATCATCGTGCACCTACCCGCCGGCGGCGGTCCAGCCACGGCGATCTCGATCCCCCGCGACGACTATGTCGATCTGGCCGGATGCCCGACCTCGGATTGCCGCGGCAAGATCAAGGAGGCCTACGCCTACGCCTACCAGCGCGTGATGGCCGGCCACGGCTCCGCCGGCTCGCAGCCGAATCCGAGGCCGTTGCAAGGGCAAGACTCGACGGCCAAAGAACAGGCGGCGCGGGAGGCGGGCCGCACGGCCGAAATCAGCACCGTCAAAAGTCTTCTGCAAATCCCGATCGATCACTTCATCGAAATCACCCTGGCCGGGTTCTTTCAACTCGCCCGGGTGGTCGAACCGATCACGGTGTGCCTCGCCGCGGACACCTCGGACCGCTACTACTCTGGCGCGGACTTTCATCAAGGCGTGCAACAGATCACCGCAACTCAGGCGTTGGCCTTCGTTCGGCAACGCCGCGACCCCAACGACGCGGCGTTCACCGACCTTGATCGAAGCAGGCGCCAGCAGGCCTTCATCGTCTCGGTGGTCAGTGCGATGCGCCGCGGCGGGACGTTGTCGGACCCCACCAAATTGCACGCCGTGTTTAACGTCGCCGAGCAGAACGTCGCCGTCGACGTCGGCTTCGACTTTGACGAATTCGTTCGTAATGCCTTGGCATTCCCCCAAAGACCCATGGCGCTGTACACCCTGCCGGTCATCAGTTTCGGCGAGCTCTCGAACGGTGCCTACGTGAACTTCATCGACATACCCACCATTCGCTCCATCGTGCACAACCTGGTGGGCGCCGATTCGTCGACCGCGCCCTCGAGCAGCAGCCCCACCACGGCGGCCCAACCGGACGGCGGTGCGCAGAGCACCCCCGGCAGCATCGCGCTCGATGTGGTCAACGCATCGGGCCGGGAAGGCGAGGCCACGAATGTCCAAATACTGTTGGCGACTGGGCAATTCAGTGAAGGCAAGGTCAGCACCGCCGACTCCACTGCCGAGACGAGCACCATCACCTACGGACCCGGCGCGAAGGTAGCCGCCACCGAGCTCGCCGACAAGTACGACATAGCGGCGACCGCATCCGACGGCGTACCCCGCAACACGGTGCGGCTGACCGTCGGGACCGATTTCTCCCGATTTGACCGCGCCCGCACATACTCATCGGATTCGACGACGACGACCGCCGCGGCACCGGTCACCACGGTCCCGGCCACCGGCGCCGGGGCGCAGGAACCTGCCGTCACCAACCTCTCGCGGATGACCGCCGACGGCATTCCCTGCGTGAAATGA
- a CDS encoding phytanoyl-CoA dioxygenase family protein — translation MSIDDESVTTLEDLRGDLAQRYRRTPTGGSSVDSAIVEADMAALDRNGYVIWENLLSAEQCSQIRDVVRPWLGHTGRNSFEGLRTQRIYSVLSRTRVCDPLVDAPRVLAVLDRLLMPNYLLSALQAINIQPGEAAQLAHHDDGFYPIPRPRAPLAAATIWAIDDFTADNGATVVYPGSHRWGKRRPGPDDQAVPVVMPAGSCVFFVGTLWHGGGANNTGHERLAVTAQYCEPWLRPMEAFTLSTSRDIARAVSDDIRRMLGYSIHPPFVGNVDGLHPLRLLEIEPGP, via the coding sequence ATGAGCATCGACGACGAATCCGTCACCACGCTGGAGGACCTCCGGGGCGACCTGGCGCAGCGGTACAGGCGGACGCCGACCGGTGGGAGTTCGGTGGACAGCGCGATCGTCGAGGCCGACATGGCGGCGCTCGATCGCAACGGCTACGTCATCTGGGAGAACCTGCTCAGCGCCGAGCAATGCTCGCAGATCCGTGACGTTGTGCGCCCGTGGCTGGGGCACACCGGACGCAATTCCTTCGAAGGCCTGCGCACCCAGCGCATCTACAGCGTGCTGAGCAGGACCCGGGTATGTGATCCGCTGGTCGACGCTCCCCGGGTGCTGGCGGTGCTCGATCGCCTGCTGATGCCCAACTATCTGCTTTCGGCGTTGCAGGCCATCAACATTCAGCCCGGTGAGGCCGCGCAGCTGGCGCACCACGACGACGGTTTCTACCCGATACCACGGCCCCGGGCCCCGTTGGCGGCTGCCACGATCTGGGCGATCGACGACTTCACCGCCGACAACGGCGCCACCGTCGTCTACCCGGGTAGCCACCGCTGGGGCAAGCGCCGGCCGGGCCCCGACGATCAGGCGGTACCCGTCGTCATGCCCGCGGGATCGTGCGTCTTCTTCGTGGGAACCCTGTGGCACGGTGGGGGCGCCAACAACACCGGACACGAGCGCCTCGCCGTCACCGCCCAGTACTGCGAACCGTGGCTACGCCCGATGGAGGCCTTCACCTTGTCGACATCGCGCGACATCGCGCGAGCGGTTTCCGATGACATTCGCCGGATGCTCGGCTACAGCATCCACCCGCCGTTCGTCGGCAACGTCGACGGCCTACATCCCTTGCGGCTGTTGGAGATTGAGCCGGGACCGTAG